A portion of the Panthera tigris isolate Pti1 chromosome E1, P.tigris_Pti1_mat1.1, whole genome shotgun sequence genome contains these proteins:
- the NEURL4 gene encoding neuralized-like protein 4 isoform X1, which translates to MAAGSGGSGGSGGGPGPGPGGGGGPGGSGPGPGSGGGLGSGGELHPRTGRLVSLSACGRTARRQQPGQEFNHGLVLSREPLRDGRVFTVRIDRKVNSWSGSIEIGVTALDPSVLDFPSSATGLKGGSWVVSGCSVLRDGRSVLEEYGQDLDQLGEGDRVGVERTVAGELRLWVNGRDCGVAATGLPARVWAVVDLYGKCTQITVLPPEPGFSPPAPIPTPPLEPSAPPEDSALTEQGTPGDEAFMVSPAQARPETFPNSLESHNDFASMELSEVVGNAILSAYNGGLLNVNLSSPPAGEGPGPSGAATSPVLTSNDALLFHEKCGTLIKLSNNNKTAERRRPLDEFNNGVVMTNRPLRDNEMFEIRIDKLVDKWSGSIEIGVTTHNPNSLEYPATMTNLQSGTIMMSGCGILTNGKGTRREYCEFSLDELQEGDHIGLTRKSNSALHFFINGIDQGVATPLTPPVVYGVVDLYGMAVKVTIVHNNNHSDRLRRNNAILRALSPEGALRRAAPAAQAEPERLLFHPNCGQKAAITHEGRTALRPHATDDFNHGVVLSSRALRDGEVFQVRIDKMVDKWAGSIEIGVTTHNPAYLQLPSTMTNLRSGTWMMTGNGVMHNGTTILDEYGHNLDRLKAGDTVGVVRREDGTLHFFVNGMTQGPAAWNVPPGVYAVVDLYGQAAQATIVDDVEVPPVPEPLPEGNNQVSPSSPSSGAGGSDLRFHQLHGSNAVITNGGRTALRHNCRSEFNDAIVISNRALRDGELFEIVIQKMVDRWSGSIEAGVTAIRPEDLEFPNTMTDIDYDTWMLSGTAIMQDGNTMRNNYGCDLDALGTGARIGMMRTAKGDLHYFINGQDQGAACSGLPPGKEVYAVVDLYGQCVQVSITNATGPMDNSLATSNTATEKSFPLHSPVAGVAHRFHSTCGKNVTLEEDGTRAVRAAGYAHGLVFSTKELKTEEVFEVKVDELDEKWAGSLRLGLTTLAPGDMGPGTGGGPALPPSLPELRTKTTWMVSSCEVRRDGQLQRMNYGRNLERLGVGSRVGIRRGADDTMHILVDGEDMGPAATGVAKNVWAVLDLYGPVRSVSVVSSTRLEESEGTQPPSPSSDTGSEGEGEGEGEEDDDGEEHSPRGQNQVAIMPTALEFLENHGKNILLSNGNRTATRVASYNQGIVVINQPLVPQLLVQVRIDFLNRQWTSSLVLGVITCPPERLNFPASACALKRAAWLLRGRGIFHNGLKICEKFGPNLDTCPEGTVLGLRLDGSGGLHLHVNGLDQGVAVPDVPQPCHAVVDLYGQCEQVTIVSPEPGAASGKSAGTQGDMEKADMVDGMKESVCWGPLPAASPLKSCEYHALCSRFQELLLLPEDYFMPPPKRSLCYCESCRKLRGDEAHRRRGEPPREYALPFGWCRFNLRVNPRLEAGTLTKKWHMAYHGSHVAAVRRVLDRGELGAGAASILSCRPLKGEPGVGFEEPGENCAPPREEQPPPVLLSPSLQYAGAETLASKVQFRDPKSQRTHQAQVAFQVCVRPGSYTPGPPSAALREPLDPHFSPAELEWVTKEKGATLLYALLVRVE; encoded by the exons ATGGCGGCGGGGTCGGGTGGGAGCGGGGGCTCTGGGGGAGGCCCCGGGCcggggccgggtgggggtgggggccccggCGGGAGCGGCCCAGGGCCGGGGTCCGGCGGGGGTCTGGGCAGCGGCGGGGAGCTGCACCCGCGCACCGGGCGCTTGGTGAGCCTGTCGGCCTGTGGGCGTACAGCGCGGCGGCAGCAGCCGGGCCAGGAGTTTAACCACGGGCTGGTGTTGAGCCGGGAGCCTTTGCGCGACGGCCGCGTCTTCACCGTCCGCATCGACCGCAAG GTCAACTCCTGGAGTGGCTCCATTGAGATTGGGGTGACGGCACTGGACCCCAGTGTGCTGGACTTCCCAAGCAGCGCCACGGGGCTGAAGGGGGGCTCATGGGTGGTGTCGGGCTGCTCAGTGCTGAGGGACGGACGTTCTGTGCTGGAGGAGTATGGTCAGGACCTGGACCAGCTCGGTGAAGGGGACCGTGTGGGCGTGGAGCGCACAGTTGCCGGGGAGCTGCGGCTCTGGGTGAACGGGCGGGACTGCGGGGTGGCCGCCACGGGCCTCCCCGCGCGTGTCTGGGCCGTCGTGGACCTTTACGGCAAGTGCACGCAGATCACCGTGCTACCCCCTGAGCCAGGTTTCAGCCCCCCTGCTCCCATCCCTACACCCCCCCTCGAGCCCTCCGCGCCCCCTGAAGATTCTGCCTTGACTGAACAGGGGACCCCGGGGGACGAAG CCTTCATGGTGTCCCCAGCGCAGGCCCGGCCGGAGACGTTTCCTAACAGCCTTGAGTCGCATAATG ATTTTGCCAGCATGGAGCTCTCGGAGGTGGTGGGCAACGCCATCCTGTCTGCCTACAACGGGGGGCTCCTAAATGTGAACCTGAGCTCCCCCCCGGCCGGGGAAGGACCGGGGCCCAGCGGCGCGGCCACCTCGCCTGTCCTCACTTCCAACGACGCCCTGCTCTTTCACGAGAAGTGCGGAACCCTCATCAAACTCAGCAACAATAACAAGACGGCCGAGCGCCGCCGGCCCCTGGATGAGTTCAACAACGGCGTGGTCATGACCAACCGTCCGCTCCGGGACAACGAGATGTTTGAG ATCCGCATCGACAAGCTCGTGGATAAGTGGTCTGGCTCCATTGAGATCGGTGTCACCACCCACAACCCCAACAGCCTGGAGTACCCAGCCACCATGACCAACCTGCAGTCAG GCACCATCATGATGAGTGGCTGTGGGATCCTGACCAACGGCAAGGGCACCCGCCGGGAGTACTGTGAGTTCAGTCTGGATGAGCTACAG GAGGGCGACCACATCGGTCTCACGAGGAAGTCCAACTCTGCCCTGCATTTCTTCATCAACGGCATCGATCAGG GCGTGGCCACCCCGCTGACGCCCCCGGTCGTGTATGGAGTGGTGGACTTGTACGGGATGGCGGTGAAGGTGACCATCGTGCATAATAACAACCACAGCGACCGTCTGCGCCGCAACAATGCCATCCTGCGGGCCCTGTCTCCCGAGGGCGCCCTCCGCCGCGCCGCCCCCGCCGCTCAGGCCGAGCCCGAGCGCCTGCTCTTCCACCCGAACTGCGGGCAGAAGGCGGCTATCACCCACGAGGGACGCACCGCCCTGCGGCCCCA TGCCACCGATGACTTCAATCACGGCGTGGTGCTGAGCAGCAGAGCCCTGCGGGACGGAGAAGTGTTCCAGGTGCGCATCGACAAGATGGTGGACAAGTGGGCTGGCTCCATCGAGATCGGTGTCACCACCCACAACCCTGCCTACCTCCAGTTGCCCTCCACCATGACCAACCTGCGCTCGG GGACCTGGATGATGACCGGGAACGGGGTGATGCACAACGGGACGACCATCCTGGACGAGTACGGGCACAACCTGGACCGCCTCAAG GCAGGGGACACGGTGGGCGTGGTGCGGCGGGAGGACGGGACCCTGCACTTCTTTGTCAACGGGATGACTCAGGGCCCCGCGGCCTGGAACGTGCCCCCGGGTGTCTACGCAGTCGTGGACCTCTACGGCCAGGCGGCCCAGGCCACCATTGTGGACGACGTGG AGGTGCCCCCAGTCCCCGAGCCACTCCCCGAAGGGAACAACCAGGTGTCCCCGAGCTCCCCGTCATCGGGGGCCGGGGGCTCCGACCTGCGTTTCCACCAGCTACACGGCAGTAACGCAGTGATCACCAACGGGGGCCGCACCGCGCTCCGCCATAACTGCCGCAGCGAGTTCAACGACGCCATCGTCATCTCCAATCG GGCCCTGCGCGACGGGGAGCTGTTTGAAATCGTCATTCAGAAGATGGTGGACCGCTGGTCAGGCTCCATCGAGGCCG GAGTGACCGCTATTCGGCCAGAAGACCTTGAGTTCCCCAACACCATGACGGATATCGACTATGACACGTGGATGCTGAG TGGCACGGCCATCATGCAAGATGGAAACACGATGCGCAACAACTACGGGTGCGACCTCGATGCGCTGGGCACAGGCGCGCGCATCGGCATGATGCGAACGGCCAAGGGCGACCTGCACTACTTTATCAACGGCCAGGACCAAGGCGCCGCCTGCTCAGGCTTGCCTCCGGGTAAAG AAGTGTACGCGGTCGTGGATCTCTACGGCCAGTGTGTCCAAGTGTCCATCACCAACGCCACCGGCCCCATGGACAACAGCCTGGCGACCAGCAACACGGCCACTGAGAAGTCCTTCCCCCTGCACTCCCCAG TGGCTGGCGTGGCTCACCGCTTTCACAGCACGTGTGGCAAGAACGTCACTCTGGAGGAGGACGGCACGAGGGCGGTACGCGCGGCCGGCTACGCTCACGGCCTGGTCTTCAGCACCAAGGAGCTCAAGACGGAGGAGGTGTTCGAG GTCAAAGTGGACGAACTGGACGAGAAGTGGGCGGGCTCCCTGCGCCTGGGACTGACCACGCTGGCGCCCGGGGACATGGGGCCCGGCACGGGCGGGGGCCCGGCGCTGCCGCCCTCCCTGCCGGAGCTCCGGACCAAGACCACCTGGATGGTGTCCAGCTGCGAAGTGAGGCGCGACGGCCAGCTCCAGAGGATGAACTACGGCCGGAACCTggagaggctgggg GTGGGCAGCCGCGTGGGCATCCGCCGGGGGGCGGACGACACGATGCACATCTTGGTAGACGGAGAGGACATGGGGCCTGCGGCCACCGGCGTTGCCAAG AACGTGTGGGCCGTGCTGGACCTGTACGGGCCCGTACGGAGCGTGTCTGTGGTCAGCTCCACGAGGCTGGAGGAGTCGGAAGgcacccagcctccctcccccagctcggACACCGGcagcgagggcgagggcgagggcgagggcgaggaaGACGACGACGGGGAGGAGCACAGCCCGAGG GGCCAGAATCAAGTGGCCATTATGCCCACAGCCCTCGAGTTCCTGGAGAACCACGGGAAGAACATCCTCTTGTCCAACGGGAACCGCACCGCCACGCGGGTGGCCAGCTACAACCAGGGCATCGTTGTCATCAACCAGCCCCTGGTGCCCCAGCTGCTGGTCCAG GTGCGGATAGACTTCCTGAACCGGCAGTGGACGTCCTCCCTGGTCCTGGGCGTCATCACCTGCCCGCCCGAGAGGCTCAACTTCCCCGCTTCTGCCTGTGCCCTCAAGCGGGCAGCCTGGCTGCTGCGGGGCCGTGGCATCTTCCACAACGGTCTCAAG ATCTGTGAGAAGTTTGGGCCAAACCTGGACACGTGTCCTGAAGGCACCGTCCTGGGACTGCGGCTGGACGGCTCTGGGGGGCTGCACCTCCACGTCAATGGGCTGGACCAGGGGGTGGCCGTACCGGAcgtgccccagccctgccacgcGGTGGTGGACCTCTACGGCCAGTGCGAGCAG gtgaCCATCGTGAGCCCTGAACCAGGGGCTGCCAGTGGCAAGAGTGCGGGAACCCAAGGGGACATGGAGAAGGCGGACATGGTAGATG GTATGAAGGAGAGCGTGTGCTGGGGGCCGCTGCCTGCCGCCAGCCCTCTCAAGAGCTGCGAGTATCACGCCCTGTGCTCCCGCTTCCAAGAACTGCTGTTGCTTCCCG AGGATTACTTTATGCCTCCGCCCAAGCGAAGCCTGTGCTACTGTGAGTCTTGCCGGAAGCTTCGAGGGGACGAGGCCCACAGGCGCCGGGGAGAGCCCCCTCGGGAGTATGCCCTGCCCTTCGGCTGGTGCAGGTTCAACCTCAG GGTGAATCCCCGTCTGGAAGCTGGGACGCTAACCAAGAAGTGGCACATGGCCTATCACGGGAGCCACGTGGCAGCGGTGCGGAGGGTGCTGGACCGAGGGGAGCTGGGAGCAG GCGCTGCCTCTATCCTGAGCTGCCGGCCGCTGAAGGGCGAGCCCGGGGTGGGGTTTGAGGAGCCCGGCGAGAACTGCGCCCCTCCCCGGGAGGAGCAGCCCCCTCCGGTGCTGCTCTCCCCGTCCCTGCAGTACGCTGGGGCCGAGACCCTGGCATCCAAAGTGCA ATTCCGGGACCCCAAATCCCAGCGGACGCACCAGGCCCAGGTGGCGTTCCAGGTGTGCGTGCGCCCCGGCTCCTACACCCCCGGGCCCCCCTCGGCCGCCCTCAGAGAACCTCTGGACCCTCACTTCAGCCCAGCCGAACTCGAGTGGGTGACCAAGGAGAAGGGGGCCACGCTCCTCTATGCCCTGCTGGTGCGGGTGGAATGA